One Bacillus sp. 2205SS5-2 genomic window carries:
- a CDS encoding dihydrolipoyl dehydrogenase family protein yields the protein MKTYDLVVIGSGTAGTLAAKECREAGWSVAIIEERLFGGTCALRGCDPKKVLVGITEILDGVRRLQKKGITGNVEIDWQDLMEFKKTFTDDVPENTEKSLHKLGIHTYHGQARFVAENRMEVEDQIIEGNKILIATGAAPTKLPIEGFEHLAYSDDFLELSALPKEILFIGGGYISFELAHIAARAGATVTILHRSKEALKGFDPELVSKLIEETRKLGVDVQLSTEVTEIKKENDSYIVLGEKHGTTQTYRTNLVIHGAGRSPNVNHLQLDNANIQSDKGGILVNDFLQSVSNSNVYAAGDVANTFASPLTPVAGMESKIVSANLRNGNNKKIKKQAIPTAVFTQPKLTSVGISVAEASKLDDLVINKLDITNWFTNKRTNQDSAFAHVIIDSKKDTIRGAHLLSEDAAELINIFALAIKLDITTKQFKEMLFTYPTATSDIKYMLATKDE from the coding sequence ATGAAAACATATGATTTAGTTGTAATTGGAAGTGGAACTGCTGGAACTCTGGCTGCTAAAGAGTGTAGAGAAGCTGGTTGGAGTGTCGCCATAATTGAAGAAAGATTATTTGGAGGAACGTGTGCACTTAGAGGATGTGACCCTAAAAAAGTTCTTGTCGGAATAACAGAAATCTTAGATGGTGTACGGCGACTTCAAAAAAAAGGAATCACCGGGAATGTAGAAATTGATTGGCAAGATTTAATGGAGTTTAAAAAAACATTCACTGACGATGTTCCAGAAAATACAGAAAAATCACTACATAAACTAGGTATTCATACTTATCACGGTCAAGCTAGATTTGTTGCGGAGAATCGAATGGAGGTAGAAGATCAAATTATTGAAGGAAATAAAATCCTTATCGCTACTGGGGCCGCTCCGACTAAATTACCAATAGAAGGTTTTGAACATTTAGCATATAGCGATGATTTTCTTGAACTCTCTGCTTTGCCGAAAGAAATTCTCTTTATTGGGGGTGGCTATATATCGTTTGAACTCGCTCATATCGCTGCACGTGCTGGAGCAACTGTTACCATTCTTCACCGTAGCAAAGAAGCGTTGAAAGGGTTCGACCCTGAACTTGTCTCCAAGCTGATCGAAGAAACAAGAAAATTGGGCGTCGATGTCCAACTTTCAACCGAAGTTACGGAAATAAAAAAAGAGAATGATTCGTATATTGTACTTGGAGAAAAGCACGGTACCACTCAAACTTATAGAACAAATCTTGTCATCCATGGTGCCGGTAGAAGCCCGAATGTAAACCATTTGCAGCTCGATAATGCTAATATTCAGTCAGATAAAGGAGGGATTTTAGTAAATGATTTTTTACAGAGTGTCTCAAACTCTAATGTTTATGCAGCTGGAGACGTCGCAAATACGTTTGCCTCGCCACTAACTCCAGTAGCGGGAATGGAGTCAAAAATCGTTTCAGCGAATCTGCGGAATGGGAATAATAAAAAAATCAAAAAGCAGGCTATCCCTACAGCAGTCTTTACCCAACCAAAACTAACAAGTGTCGGTATCTCCGTTGCTGAAGCAAGCAAGCTAGATGATCTAGTAATCAATAAATTAGATATCACAAACTGGTTTACAAACAAGCGAACAAACCAAGATTCGGCCTTTGCTCACGTTATTATCGATTCAAAAAAAGATACGATACGAGGAGCACATCTTCTTAGTGAGGATGCCGCTGAACTCATTAATATATTTGCGCTTGCTATTAAACTTGATATAACCACTAAGCAGTTTAAAGAAATGCTGTTTACTTATCCAACCGCTACCTCTGATATTAAGTATATGTTGGCTACAAAAGATGAGTAA
- a CDS encoding APC family permease, with protein MNELKRDLHPLHGYALMIGGMIGAGIFVVTGEAAGQAGPSVPFGYVVLFPILLASALAYLIFLSTPLGQSPGGAYIHISRTFNNYFVGFLFMWFQYIALLGVMAIMAISFGEYLSSLTGWTNIPLLATILLLSFFVLNIVGVKWFGVVQMVMSLILFVAILVLVIPGLFHIEMSNYSPILPKGMSGFLSILPSLFFAYFGFEQIAQAAGEMKNPQKAMPRTMFIGSILTVIIYFLISFVAFGVLPYQQLASSSSAMADVAAVYLPAWGKWIVVIGIIMAFATTLNSLVMVVSRILFSFADDHVIPARFAKVNKRFGTPHIAIMVNTAIVLGLIWTQTLGYLLDVSLQGMFLMYMGHAVAMIALPFVRPALFATAFIKPPKVLVVFSGLFALSVLLYFSFTLLQSVLNLLILWTVVGVIIYSLGRIQGKKKQFNYALRITQDWKTEQE; from the coding sequence ATGAATGAATTAAAACGAGATTTACATCCACTACACGGATATGCACTAATGATTGGAGGTATGATAGGCGCCGGTATATTTGTCGTGACAGGAGAGGCGGCTGGCCAAGCTGGACCATCCGTTCCGTTTGGGTACGTGGTGTTGTTTCCGATTTTACTTGCTTCTGCTTTAGCGTACTTAATATTCCTTAGTACACCACTTGGTCAAAGTCCAGGTGGGGCATATATTCATATAAGTCGTACATTTAATAACTATTTTGTTGGCTTTTTGTTTATGTGGTTTCAATACATCGCTTTACTAGGTGTCATGGCGATTATGGCCATTTCATTTGGCGAATATTTATCATCTTTAACAGGATGGACAAATATTCCATTGCTAGCGACGATCCTTTTACTAAGTTTTTTTGTGCTAAATATCGTGGGAGTAAAATGGTTTGGTGTGGTTCAAATGGTGATGTCCTTGATTCTTTTCGTGGCAATTTTGGTGCTTGTTATACCAGGGTTATTTCACATTGAAATGAGTAATTATTCGCCGATTTTACCTAAAGGAATGAGTGGATTTCTGAGTATCTTGCCCTCGCTTTTCTTCGCATATTTTGGTTTTGAACAAATCGCTCAAGCGGCAGGGGAAATGAAAAACCCACAAAAAGCAATGCCTAGAACGATGTTTATTGGCTCGATCTTAACGGTTATCATTTACTTTTTAATTTCATTTGTTGCTTTTGGTGTCTTGCCCTATCAACAGCTAGCAAGTTCAAGCAGTGCGATGGCAGATGTAGCGGCAGTTTATTTGCCTGCATGGGGAAAATGGATTGTGGTTATCGGGATTATCATGGCTTTCGCGACGACTTTAAACTCATTAGTTATGGTCGTATCACGTATTCTCTTTAGCTTTGCTGACGATCACGTTATTCCAGCTCGATTCGCAAAAGTAAATAAGAGATTTGGAACACCACATATTGCCATCATGGTAAATACGGCAATTGTATTAGGACTAATTTGGACACAAACTCTTGGCTACTTGCTCGATGTGTCTCTACAAGGGATGTTCTTAATGTACATGGGACATGCAGTCGCGATGATTGCTCTGCCATTTGTGCGACCGGCGTTGTTTGCGACAGCTTTTATCAAACCTCCGAAAGTTCTTGTAGTATTTAGTGGACTGTTTGCCCTAAGTGTCTTGCTTTACTTTAGCTTTACATTATTACAATCAGTACTAAATTTATTAATTCTATGGACAGTAGTCGGAGTAATTATCTACTCATTAGGCAGAATACAAGGTAAGAAAAAACAATTTAATTATGCTCTTCGTATAACGCAAGATTGGAAAACTGAACAAGAGTAA